From a single Phalacrocorax carbo chromosome 10, bPhaCar2.1, whole genome shotgun sequence genomic region:
- the RHOV gene encoding rho-related GTP-binding protein RhoV translates to MPPQELLDYSPALRRHSPPRSSGPELGIKCVLVGDGAVGKTSLVVSYTTNGYPDEYQPTALDTFSVQVLVDGAPVRIQLWDTAGQEDFDCLRSLCYPDTDVFLVCFSVVNPSSFQNITEKWIPEIRTHNPRAPVLLVGTQADLRDDVNVLISLDRYHVKPVPRPQAEGLADKIRAEAYLECSALTQKNLKEVFDMAIVSGVEHKARQEKKMTAKGIKTLSKCRWKKFFCFV, encoded by the exons atGCCTCCCCAGGAGCTCCTGGACTACTCGCCCGCCCTGCGGAGACACAGCCCTCCCCGGAGCAGCGGCCCGGAGCTGGGCATCAAGTGCGTGTTGGTGGGCGACGGCGCCGTGGGTAAGACCAGCCTGGTCGTCAGCTACACCACCAACGGGTACCCCGACGAGTACCAGCCCACCGCCCTCGACACCTTCTCCG TGCAGGTCCTGGTCGATGGAGCCCCAGTCCGGATCCAGCTGTGGGACACTGCTGGACAG GAGGACTTTGACTGTTTGCGCTCACTTTGTTACCCTGACACCGACGTCTTCCTTGTCTGCTTCAGCGTGGTAAACCCAAGCTCCTTCCAAAACATTACTGAGAAATGGATCCCTGAGATACGAACTCACAACCCCCGGGCAccggtgctgctggtggggacGCAGGCAGACCTGCGGGATGATGTCAATGTCCTCATCAGCCTGGATCGCTATCATGTGAAGCCCGTGCCCCGGCCTCAGGCAGAAGGTCTAGCTGACAAAATCCGGGCTGAAGCCTACCTGGAATGCTCAGCGCTGACCCAGAAGAACCTCAAAGAAGTTTTTGACATGGCCATTGTCAGCGGTGTCGAGCACAAAGCGCGTCAGGAAAAGAAGATGACTGCCAAAGGCATCAAAACTCTCTCCAAGTGCCGCTGGAAGAAGTTCTTCTGCTTCGTCTGA